The DNA window TGATAAGCCGACGGACATGAGGTATGACGGAACCCAAGACCCATAGGAACACCTCACGGCCTTCAAGGCCAGGATGAACCTGGAGGAAGTTGGAGATGAGGTGAGGTGCCGCGCTTTCCCGGTCACCTTGGCGGTACCTACGATATGGTGGTTCAACAGCCTCCCGCAGGGCTCGGTGGCCAAGTTTTCAGACATCAGCCACGCTTTCCTGGCCCAATTTACAACCAAAATTGCAAAGGCAAAACACCTGATCAATTTGCCCGGGGTGACTCAGAGGTCTGGCGAGCCGACCAGAAAATATCTAGACCGATTCAACGATGAGTGCCTGGAGATCGACGGGCTAACTGACTCGATAGATAGTATGTGTTTGATGAACGGACTCCAGAATGAGGACTTTAGAAAGCATCTCACCATGAAGCCGGTGAGGACGATGTAGAAGATCCAAAGCGTAGCCAGGGAATACATTAACGATGAAGAAGTCAGTCATGTCGTGGCTGCCAACAAGCGGCAGTCCTCCTACAATCAATCCTGGCAGCACGGTAGCGGAGAAAGGCAGAAGGAACACGCCAGAGACGGCAGTCCGAGTAAGACACCCTGGCCGTTTTCTCGAGTCGGGAAGTTCACCAATTACACTCTCCTCACCGTCTCCATCATAGAAGTTTATCAACAGATAGGCGAGAAGGGAATCTTGTCGAAGCCCCGACGTCTAAAGGACCGAACCGGGGGGAACAGGAGCCTCTATTATGATTATCATAAGGGCTATGGACATAAGACACAGGACAACTTCGACCTGAAGGATGACCTGGAACAAGCAATCCAGGATGGAAAATTAGCCGAATTCTCCCACCTCATTAAGGAGCCGAGGAGACGAAATCGCGACCACGAGAGAGAGGACAAGACCTGCGCAGTGAAGCGACGTCTAGAGCCGGAGGACAATGACCACGGTCTTACCATAGTGAACGTGGTAACAGCAAGAAACGCGGCTCTGAGGTCAAAGTCGGCACACAAGAAAGAAGCCAAAGTCCTGGCAGTTTCCTCGTCTTCCGCACAAAGCTCCAAAAGGCTTCCGTCCATTTTGTTCGGTCCGAAAGACCAATGGTTTGATGAGATCGTGGAAAACcctcccatggtcatcacagcCAGAGTGGGAACCGGCCTCATCAAGCGGATCCTTGTAGATACTGGGGCGGACTCGAATATTATGTTCCACAACGTGTTCGATGCCTTGGGCCTACAGGATGCCGACTTAAAGACTCACCAGCACGGTGTTGTAGGACTAGGTGACCACTTCATCAAGCCCAATGAAAGAATCTCCCTGCCAGTATCCATAGGACCAGGATAGGGGCGAAGATTGGTAATGGCCGAGTTTGTGGTTTTGCAAGACTCCACGGCCTACAACGTCATCCTAGGGAGGGAAACCATTAACGATCTCGGGGCAGTGATCAGTACAAAGATATTGGTAATGAAGTTCATTGCTGATGACGGATCCGTGGGTTCCATAAAAGGAGACTTAGAAATGGCAGTCGCTTGCGAAAACGCAGTCTCTCCTTAAGAAAGAAATCTAAAGATGCATCAGGAGTGTTCCTCACCGACCTGGATGCTAGAGTCAGCGACAAGCCCAGACCCGAACCGGAGGGAAACTTGGAAAAGTTTAGGGTCGGGGACACGGAGAAGAAGTTCACCTTCGTGAACAGAAACCTCCCACATGAATTAATGGAACCTCTAGTGGAAATGATTAGGGCCAACGACGGTGGAAGTGTACGTGGATGATATCCTCACGAAGACCAGCCGACCTGAGGATCTCTTA is part of the Arachis duranensis cultivar V14167 chromosome 1, aradu.V14167.gnm2.J7QH, whole genome shotgun sequence genome and encodes:
- the LOC107463650 gene encoding uncharacterized protein LOC107463650, which codes for MNLEEVGDEVRCRAFPVTLAVPTIWWFNSLPQGSVAKFSDISHAFLAQFTTKIAKAKHLINLPGVTQRSGEPTRKYLDRFNDECLEIDGLTDSIDTREYINDEEVSHVVAANKRQSSYNQSWQHGSGERQKEHARDGSPSKTPWPFSRVGKFTNYTLLTVSIIEVYQQIGEKGILSKPRRLKDRTGGNRSLYYDYHKGYGHKTQDNFDLKDDLEQAIQDGKLAEFSHLIKEPRRRNRDHEREDKTCAVKRRLEPEDNDHGLTIVNVVTARNAALRSKSAHKKEAKVLAVSSSSAQSSKRLPSILFGPKDQWFDEIVENPPMVITARVGTGLIKRILVDTGADSNIMFHNVFDALGLQDADLKTHQHGVVGLGDHFIKPNERISLPVSIGPG